In Carassius auratus strain Wakin chromosome 48, ASM336829v1, whole genome shotgun sequence, the genomic window tttgtctgtctgtctgtctgtctgtctgtctgtctgtctctctgtctgtctctctgtctgtctgtctgtctgtccgtctctccttctgtctgtctctctgtctgtctgtctgtccgtccgtctgtctctctgtctgtctgtctgtctgtccgtctgtccatccgtctgtctgtccgtctctccttctgtctgtctctctgtctgtctgtctgtccatctgacTTTCTGTGCATCTGTCTCtccgtccatccgtctgtctgtctgtctgtccgtctgtccatctgtctgtccgtctgtctgtctgtctgtctgtccgtctgtccgtctgtccatctgtccatctgtccgtctgtccgtctgtctgtccgtctgtctgtctgtctgtctgtctgtctgtctgtctgtctgtctatctttcctcctcttctcttcattctcagtctctcagtgtttaatgtgaatcaggTTAAGCTCCGTTGAGGATGTTTTTCCTCTGCAGACTGAGAACAACATCAGCCGCGAGCTTTGATTTCTCAATGAAAATCAAATGCCAGTCGTAAATACAGAACATTCTTCGCTAATGTCACAGATGCTTTTTAACGTCACAAGTTCGTAACAATCTGCAAACGAGCTAGAGGATGCCTGCAGCCCCTTATCGATCGCATGCCAATGGTTTATGGAAACTTTTAAGCTGTGCAAAATCATCCGACTCGCTAAACTAAAAGCAGAGCTGCTTTATGAAACATGTTCATAGTACAACAGACAACGGCTTTTATAAATACATCCATACTTTCCTCAAAAATGTTCCCTTGTTTTCTCCTCAAGAATCTCTGAGTGTGTTTTCTCCTCCTTCCAAAGTCTGGAGTGCTTTAGGTGTCTTTTTCCAATAAGCGAAGAACCGTTTTTTCCCTTTTGTTTACCCGCTGAGCCAGTGCGCTAGTAGTTTATTTAGAGTACACAATATTTTCATTCTGTTGTTATGAGCGAATGTTTCTCCAGTCGGGTCCAAAATGCTTTTGTGCTGATATGTGTCCCGACCGGACTCTGTTTTACAGGACTACGCCGTGTCCACGATTCCCGTCCAGGACAGACTCCATCTGAAGAGTTTCTGCAGCATGGCCGGCCCGGGTCTCATCGCCATCGGATCCAGCGAAGCCGCGCAGAAAGCCCTGAAGGTAGAAACACACCTGAATGTGTCTGAAAAACTGCAGCTGATCTACAATTGATGGAAAACCTACTGTCCTGAGTTGATTATTGCACAAGTTTTAATCACTAAACCGCTTGTATATAGAACTACAGGGTTCTACAATCATGAAAATAGATCAAAACCTGCTGGAAATATAGAAGTTTGCTCAAaattatcagaaatgtttcttgagcagtaaatcatcatatttctgatgattttataattatttcataattctgatttctgaagatcatgtgacactgaagactggaggaatgatgctgaaaatacagctgtccatcacagaaataaattattttttaacacacatttacacagaaaacagatgtttgaaACGTTAAAACTATTtcacagttttaatgtttttactgtatttttaatcaaagaaatgcagcctcagtgagcagaaaacattttttcaaaaacactttaaaaaatcataataatttcaaaattttcGAATAATAGAGCTAAATATTCCCAGAGAGCAAACTCTTATAAATCCATTAAACATTGCAGAATATGAATTTAACTTGATATTGTCCAGTAAAAACTGTCAAGCGTTAAGCACAATGAACCCAAAGTCTTGCTCCGTCCTTAATATGCTTCATTCCTCCCGCGTCCGGATCTCTGAGCCGTTCAGTGAGGCTGGATCTTGCTCAGATTCAGATCAACAGTTGGCACGGGAATGCTTTGGAATGCCTGGATGTTGTGGGATCGGGATAATTGTGAACTCTGCAAACATGAAAAACATCATCATGGAAATCAGTCTCATCTCGCCAAAGTTTCCTTATCGCCGAAGCCGCTTTATCCGTCCCCCTTTCTGTGTTTCCTTCCTTGTTTTGGCTCATTCCCAGATTCCCAGCAGGGATTCAGCGTTTCCTCTTCACGTTTGACGTCAGCACAGCCTGAATCCATGCAGGAATTGTGATTTCAGGTGTTAAAGTTGGAATTGTGATGCATCAGGCAGTCAGTTTACAGAATCATgttaaagaaacacacacacacacacacacacacacacactaacacacacataaatacaccgGATTGAAGATAGATTGTAATGCATACCTAGGATGCTAATGATCTAGGGTGCACTTATTGTAATGTAATAGAATATATACATCTGTgtatttaaattgcaaaaaaaaaaaaaatcaatttgcatTGCACAGATTTgacataaactaataaaatttAATGTGATGCTAATCACAGATCAATAAAACCAGTCAGATTTCAGCACTCAAAAAAATCATGgtgttgtttgttttcataaCTATTTGCATAtctctgtttgattttatttaaataatcctattttcatttttcaaatatatatatatatatatatatatatatatatatatatatatatttatatttatatatatatatatatatatatatatatatatatatatatatatatatatatatatatatatatatatatgtatgtatatatacctATATTTCTTTTTtcgttttatttaaatatttttatataattattaatattaaacattttttcatatttgttttttatttggatctatttgatattatttaaatatgcatatttgtaaaaagaattattaaataatttgtaaatattttctatattttaatcatttaaatacttctaataataaatatacagttattataattctttaatattatttaaaatgtattataaatatgcatttattataaaacatttattataaatctttttcatatgttttttatatatatattattttcaaattaataacaaaataaattaattatggatttttatagaaaatgttgtatattaaaaaatatgttttaagtgtttaatttaaattatcacattttatattatgtattattatatttattatcatttttaaaaatgtatttattcagataACTTGCAATCAGCAAAAATCTGTTAgtggaaaaaaattacatttattctattacaaaatatgaatatGGTGAAAAAGTGACTAGCTGTGGAACAAATTAGCGCAAATGTGTGAGATTGAAGCAAATTTCAGAAATCTGACCTGTTGCATTAATGCATGACTGGCAGATATGCATcacatttgatattttatgttaaaGAGCTGAAATCCAAAAGACTGGaaatattatacataattaaaatacataaatctttCAAGCTAAGGCCTAAATAGTCATTTGTGGAAGTAAAATGTTGAATGGATGCCATTTCTCCCTTTATATGAGAGCGGTAGTAAACCCTGACCtgtgtctccctctgctggtgtgtgtgtgtgtgtgtgtgtgtgtgtgtgtgtgtgtgtgtgagtttctttgtgaggttgtgtgtgtgtcatctgttAGTGCTGCAAAAAAACAACCCGACCAATCAGAGGCTCCGCTCTTGATGAGGTCATCTGATAGTTGTAATATAAGTCTAGAACCATAAAAAGGCCAAAAATACGAGGAGTTTCTCACTTTTTAgttcaacatttattattatattctatgTTCTGTCacagtatacattttatttcacaaattaaaaatacaaaattccaTAATGTGCcaacattaataatttgtttaatattatcctctttatttttctttcttttaatactTGACCTTTCTTTTATTCAGTTTGTTCCATTATATCACCATCCTATTACAAACTGATGAAGTAGCTTTTGTGTTATCTGTGGTTCTCTGTAGATCATGCAGCAGATGAGCGATCATAAATATGATAAACTGACACTTCCTGATGATCTGGCAGCAAACTGTGTCTACATGAACCTGCCGGGGAAAGGACACGTCCTGCTGCACTGCACACCGGAGGAGTTTCCTGAGAGCgccaaggtcacacacacacacacacacacacacacacacacacacacacacacacacacacaatgtacaatgcacatgcacacaaacatgcacacacagagacacacacactcacaaacatgcacgcacacagacacacacatgcacacatacatgcatacacacacacacatgcacacacacacatgcacacacacgcacacaaacatgcacgcacacagacacacgcacatgcacacatacatgcatacacacacacacatgcacacgcacacacacacacatgcacacacacgcacacaaacatgcacgcacacagacacacgcacatgcacacatacatgcatatacacacacacacgcacgcacacagacacacacacacagacaaccatacagaaacacacacatgcacacgcacgcacacaaacatgcacacacagacgcacacagacacacacacacacacgcacacaaacatgcacgcacacagaccacacacatgcacacatacatgcatatatacacacacacgcacgcacacagacacacacacacacacacagacaaccatacagaaacacacacatgcacgcacacaaacatgcacacagagacacacacacatgcacacaaacatgcacacattcacacatgcatgcatacacacacacacacacacacatgcacacgcacacatgcacacaaacatgcacccacagagacacacacacatgcacatgcatgcacacagaaacacacactcaccaaacatgcacgcacacatacacatgcacacaaacatgcacacacacacgcacacagacacacacatgctcgcacacattcatacatacactcactcactcacacagacacacaaacgcATATAtgcgcacaaacacacatatatatgcacacacactcacctcctataactaaatacattaattaaataataaatctcaTCTGGTATCAATAAGTGATTTCAAAcataaataagtgatttaaaactAGCTAATATTACTAAAACCATTATTGTAGCtaatattactataataaataCCAAAATGAACTAACAATAATATATGTAACTAGACGGAGATGTACGATCATCTGATGATCCAGTGATGTATGATTTAATCAGAGCTGTGTGTGAAGCATGAGTAGATGTAATGTTAACGGTCTCTTGATGGTCTGCAGTATGAGATCTTGTGGTTGCTGGAGGACTCTTAGGAAAACACGGCTGGGCTTTTGGAGGATCTCCATCAAATGACACACTGCTCTTTATGAGGCTTTTTGAGATGGACTAATGCTTTACAGCTGCAGCTCATGAGCTCGGAATTACACAACGCTTCTGTGCGTcattaataatagaaataaaactgtTCTTGAAGATTACTCCATTCAATATTACCACATTTATGTCAACTTTACAGTTTTTTGTAAATGGTTCACTTCTGAAAACATTTAACTTCACCTGGTAGAAGCCAgaattttaattttctattaaatataatattttatataaattttatttcacattatttgttatttatttcaattatttcacATACAAAGACAATTTCATGTTGTGGTTAGAATTGTATTCAGTAATTTATTTAagattaatttatgcattttatatatatatatatatatatatatatatatatatatatatataatgaaatattattaaatatgcataataCTTTACATGTAGGTAAGAGTTAAGTTATACTAAAAACAATTcccaaaaatattatattgaaatgtttaacatttaacagGCATTTCTTTCTATGaagtatattttacattaatactatttaatatttatataatatttatctcTTAATATATCAAATCACAATACAATTTCAAAATGTTctcagaattttattttaaattcagtattttttttattatattattaatatacatttttttatatttttataaataaaaccaaaacgttttattaaagttttagtttaatCCTTtgtatgttttaacatttaaatacatagattaattttaaattatatatttaaatgtgtgtgtgctcagaaaaatgtaattcagtcatttactattatattatatttattaatgcatttatattgaAGGTTTGCAGCATTATGCTTTGAATCCTCTGACACTGATTATAAAACCATCACATTGATTAAAACTTTTTGTTGTGCGATGCATTGCCTCAGAAATAATTACGATTAacaatattattgtcattataaGGCCGTTTTGTGCCActgaatatataatcataatataacAACAAAGCCAGCACACTTTCAAacgaaaacaaacattaaattcttaaaaatatttagatCATTGAAATTAAGTCAAAATATTAGACACCTTcatagtaaataaacattttctaacaaaaaGTGCAAGGTAACAAGTAGAAATGTACACGAATTGTGCGATAAATCGATATATTGATTATTACGATTGATTGGTTTCATAATAAAAGTCTCCTCTGCGTCTCCTGCTGCAGGTGTTTGAGAAGCTGAAGGATCACATGCTCATCCCGGTGTCCAATCAGGAGAAAGTGAAGGTGGACGGCGCGCTGACCTGCTGCTCGGTGCTCATCAACAGGAAGAAGAACATCTGAGAGACCATCGTTCATCAAACACACCGTTTCATATTCAGCGTGTGTTTCATGAATGACACCTGATggcctttttttgttttattactcGAGGAAAATGAATCAGATCGTTTCGTCTAAAGGAAAGAGAATATAAAGCACTTAATTTTTCTAATATGTGAGGAAAACAAAGTACACTTATTTTTCTAACCAGCACAAAAATGACGGATGAAATcggttttagctggttttagctgggtTTAGCTAGTTTAACTAGTCTCCAGCTCAGGTGGTGTTTAATTGAAACCAGCTGGGTcaggataataataatttacttttttttagcaCTAGTCAGTGAGTCATAACAATtacaattttgattattataaaatCAAATTTTCATGACAGAAATTGCTCTTAACTTCAAAATGTAGCTGTAAACTACATAAATCCTCTGGATCCATTCAGAACGACCGAACCGTACGCGTTTCTCAAAATTCACATTCATCAAGCCCCATAAAAAGCCTGTTTTTAAACGATGAATGATGAATTGTTACTTTGTGTTGCTTAGATTGTAGCATCGTGTTTATAAATAGATTTATAGCACATTTGGACAGTATTTGCGAACAGATGTGACTCGTGAAACGAGtaattgaagcaaaaaaaaaatacatttttgttttcgttTGTCCTGCAGTTcccagataataaaaaataaacacgcTTTCAAACATGCCGTGGTTTCACGATCCTCAGGTGCTGATTGGACGTTCTTCCTTTCAGAAGTTTGTTATCTTGACCCCACTTGTAGCATTTGCGTAGCGTTAGCATCAAGCTATATTACCTTATAATTCATTATTAGTCTACTTAACCTTTAGCTTCATATATTTAAAGCCTGCTGTGGTGGCAGCTTCGTTCCTCACACTTTCCTTATAAAGCtataaatttaaaattttagCTAAAAATTTTatcaaaagttaaatgtttttgttaataaacttttaataaacgtTTTATTTTGTGGATGAAAATTACGAGGGAAGAAAATCTGGATTGAGAGATTAAAAATTCgcaattatcttttttattttgtggaagaAGAAAAATTTTATTGCgagaaagtcagaattctgagtttatatttcacaactaCTTTTCTCTCATGATTGCGAGTTtctaaaagaaaattataaaatgtaagtcCGAAtctaaaaaagtcagaattgcgagagtAGAAAGTCCTTATTGAGAGATTAAAAATTCGCAATAACAATAAGGATCAAGCTTCTATAGTTTTTTTGCATGTGACAGTTATCTCAAGTTGCTAATCATGGCTAGCTGAAGGTTTAGCTTCAAACAGCTCCTCGGTCAAATCTCAAGTTTCAGTTTAGCGGTTTTCACGACTTCCAATGTCacgactttctttcttttacacaAGAAGTGTTTTAGGATTCGCAGAAATGAAGAGACGGCGTTACTCTGTTGTAATGCGTCTGTTTATTTCTCCTGTTGAAGAGAAAATGAAGTTATCATCATTTCTCTGCCAGAAAGACACTTGTGAAATATTCTGCAGTTTTCATAACGTTTACAAGCCCCTCTGTATGACATCACAGTCATAAAGAAGCCGGTGTTTCCTAGCAATCTGCTCATCCAGAAAGAATGCTGGGTTTCATCATGAACTACAGCGTTTTTCCAGCTATCAGCACACCAAATACATGCTGAAATCTGTCATCAtcctaaaaaaaagaaactgtgcatttttttttctactcttgtattttcaaaaaaaaaaaaaaaaaatatatatatatatatatatatatatatatatatatatatatatatatatatatatatatatatatatatatatataaggcggCTCACTGGACTTTTTGATCAATAAGTTGTTTTCTGTCTGGAAATGCTTGGTTTTGATGACTCAGGACTtcttaaatgtgatttttatgtgCCATAATTCCTTAAACACGTTGTCTTTGCTCATTGTAAAGATTTTGTGGGGtttgttaaataaagcagcaatcaatcaatcaaacctGTTGGTAGCATCATTGTTATAATTAAAGTACCTGAGCTTGACCGGAGCATATATGTGCttctaataaagaaaaataaaacatctttttaATTTACAGCATATCCAAATTACAGCATGAATacccatagatagatagatggatggatggatcgatCTAAAATGAAGCTGCGTTTTGTGTTAATGGAGATACTTGTACTCTAGGaaacaatcatttaaattaattaattacacgtaagtaaaatacaaatacaccTAGCCACCTCTTTAAAACGATTTAGTCATTGTAAAAATCAGTGATTGGTCCGACCGAAAAGCGCTGAGAAATGTAACGCGTATCACGTGACCTCGACCTCTACTTCAACAGCGGTCCGAATCCTCAAGCAAACgactgtaatatttttatatttatagctcttgttttgaaaatatatggtttaaaaataaaatgaaattttcgTATGTTGTATTTATGTGATCCCGTTGTTTGCAGAGTCGGTTGGCCCTGCGTTTACGTCATCAGCGAGCGCCGAATTCAACATGGCGAGTGTTGTTTAGTTGTTGTTAATCTGCGCTTCCGAATTAACCCCCAATCACTGAACCCGGCAGTCTCTCTCGTCTTCAGCCACCATGGGCGATGAGAAGCAGTCAGAGGCTCGTAATTTCTTCATGGGCTTTGATGACCTGAGCGACAGCAGCAGTGACTCGGACGGTGAGTCCGGTGTGAAGAACCGAAGCGAACCGGAGCCCTCAGCATCGACTGAAGCGCAGGGCCGCAAGCGAGCCGCCGAACCGCTGCCGAAACCCGACGATCTTTTCCGATCCGTCACCAAACCCGCTTTCCTCTACAACCCGCTCAATAAAGTCATCGACTGGGACAGAAGAGCCGTCAAAGCGCCAGAAGaggtcattatttcattattatccaATACTGAATAAAACCGTGTTTGCTAGAAAATCAAGTGCGTACTGCGTAGCCATCTTTAGAATTTAgtttttgcattctttttttcttcttttttgtggtAACATTAGTCCTGCATATTTCTACACTGAGTGAAACTGATTGGCTTATTGTAGAGTTAACTAAAATGATaatgtgcattttatatatatatatatatatatatatatattttgacagATGGAGTTTGAATAGTTTTGGCttatttaaatattctttcagtgtaagtctatgggatttttatgatttgttttggTTTCAGCCTCCTAAGCAGTTCAAGGTGTGGAAGAACAATGCCGTTCCTCCGCCGCAGACGTACGTGAcggaggagaagaagaaaggaGCTCCTGATGGAATGGACATGGCCATCAAATGGTCCAATGTGTACGAGGACAACGGAGACGACGCCCCTCAAGCCCATGGTGGCCCCGCCCACTTCCTGCCGGAGGAGGAGCAACAGCAGGACTCTGGTAACTCACTCTCATCTcactctatccatctatctatcgttctgtcgATCTTAACATGTTTTTGAGTTCAGGACGCTCTTTATCATCTCAGATGACGATGCGTCTGGGAAGCAGCAGGCGTCTGCTAAGAAGCGTCGTGTAGAAACCTTCCAGCAGAAGGAAAAGAGGAAGCGGGACATCGGACAGGCCACGTCTGATAAGAACTTTGTGGAAGAGGAGAAGCGGATCCTGCGTCAGAGTTTGGACTGAAGAGCGCTCCGCTGGTTTTAATCCCTGATTATTTAACATCTCTGGATGCTGACGGGAAGGGCATCACGACTCCGgggatattttacatttattactctAAAATCACGTCCATGTAGAGGGAGAGGGTTCAggatgatgtgtttgtgttttggacGTCATTGTAAGTATGACTTCAACTGTAAATGTGTAGCTGCATCCAAGCATCCATTGGTTATGATGTTTCTTGTAAGTTTCCAATGATTTGTAGTTTCTCAAATGGATAAAGCCCTTTTCTCTGAGTCTCTGTTTGTATCTCCCAtttatatgtgcgtgtgtgtgtgtgtgtgtgagagagagagagagagagagagagtctgtgtgtgtgtgtgtctgtatctgtgtgtgtgtgtgtgtgtctttgtgtgtgtgtttgtactgatGTATTGTCACTGGATggctttgtgtgtgtctgtgtgtgtgtgtttgtactgatTTACTGTcactaggtgtgtgtgtgtgtgtgtttgtacttatTTACTGTcactaggtgtgtgtgtgtgtgtgtgtgtgtgtgtgtgtgtggttgtgtctgtgtgtgtgtactgatgtTGTACTGTCACTAGGTGGCGAGACTGAATAAGATTTGATCCA contains:
- the LOC113065750 gene encoding N(G),N(G)-dimethylarginine dimethylaminohydrolase 1-like isoform X2, coding for MKAALTELGLSIVEMTDESATLDGGDVLFTGREFFVGLSKRTNQRGAEILADAFKDYAVSTIPVQDRLHLKSFCSMAGPGLIAIGSSEAAQKALKIMQQMSDHKYDKLTLPDDLAANCVYMNLPGKGHVLLHCTPEEFPESAKVFEKLKDHMLIPVSNQEKVKVDGALTCCSVLINRKKNI
- the c48h1orf52 gene encoding UPF0690 protein C1orf52 homolog; this encodes MGDEKQSEARNFFMGFDDLSDSSSDSDGESGVKNRSEPEPSASTEAQGRKRAAEPLPKPDDLFRSVTKPAFLYNPLNKVIDWDRRAVKAPEEPPKQFKVWKNNAVPPPQTYVTEEKKKGAPDGMDMAIKWSNVYEDNGDDAPQAHGGPAHFLPEEEQQQDSDDDASGKQQASAKKRRVETFQQKEKRKRDIGQATSDKNFVEEEKRILRQSLD